Part of the Fibrobacter sp. genome, TCGTTCAGCAAGAACATAAGCAAAAGCAGCACCGCTTGAAAGATCGGATCGATACGCACCAGCTTTTCATTGAACAGGCCGGCAAAAAAACCGGCAATTGTTTTAGAAAGAGCATTCTGACCCAGTATCGATGGAGAGTAGAGATCCTGAGCCAGTCCCAGAAAAAAACCGACATAAATTGCAGGCATCATCCCGGTTTTTATTGCCAGTATAAAAAGCACCAGCATCAGCAAATCCGGTCTTATCCCGAATATTGAAATTGCCGGAGCAAGAGTCGTTTGAAGTATAAACGCCAGAAAAAAGAGCCCAGCCCACTTCAAAATCTTTTTCAGCATCAGAGTCCTCTTTTACCTTTGCAATTCCAGTGAATCAAGCTCTTCCCTGAAAGACTGCCACTGCGGCGACAGAAGTAGCACAAAGAGATCTTCAATACGGTCAAAATCAACCGAAAGCTCAACCCAGACCCTCTTGAAGAGCGGATTCTGGGAAT contains:
- the mreD gene encoding rod shape-determining protein MreD, translated to MLKKILKWAGLFFLAFILQTTLAPAISIFGIRPDLLMLVLFILAIKTGMMPAIYVGFFLGLAQDLYSPSILGQNALSKTIAGFFAGLFNEKLVRIDPIFQAVLLLLMFLLNDLVFMVVQMVKTGGSMQVIAMQILTATLPRSFYSLLLGMAPFLWENYVQAAVKR